The following proteins are encoded in a genomic region of Cygnus olor isolate bCygOlo1 chromosome 23, bCygOlo1.pri.v2, whole genome shotgun sequence:
- the HNRNPR gene encoding heterogeneous nuclear ribonucleoprotein R isoform X3, with the protein MRRRRSARHLPSLLGPELRRAGPALNKSAFLCGVMKTYRQREKQGSKVQESTKGPDEAKIKALLERTGYTLDVTTGQRKYGGPPPDTVYSGVQPGIGTEVFVGKIPRDLYEDELVPLFEKAGPIWDLRLMMDPLSGQNRGYAFITFCSKDAAQEAVKLCDNYEIRPGKHLGVCISVANNRLFVGSIPKNKTKENILEEFSKVTEGLVDVILYHQPDDKKKNRGFCFLEYEDHKSAAQARRRLMSGKVKVWGNVVTVEWADPVEEPDPEVMAKVKVLFVRNLATTVTEEILEKSFSEFGKLERVKKLKDYAFVHFEDRGAAVKAMNEMNGKEIEGEEIEIVLAKPPDKKRKERQAARQASRSTAYEDYYYYPPPRMPPPIRGRGRGGRGGYGYPPDYYGYEDYYDDYYGYDYHDYRGGYEDPYYGYDDGYAIRGRGGGGRGGRGAPPPPRGRGAPPPRGRAGYSQRGAPMGPPRGARGGRGGPAQQQRGRGARGARGNRGGNVGGKRKADGYNQPDSKRRQTNNQQNWGSQPIAQQPLQQGGDYAGNYGYNNDNQEFYQDTYGQQWK; encoded by the exons AacaaaagtgcatttttatgtGGAGTTATGAAGACCTACAGGCAAAGAGAGAAACAAGGCAGCAAAGTACAGGAATCAACAAAGGGACCAGATGAAGCAAAGATCAAG gctttgctAGAGAGGACTGGTTACACTTTGGATGTAACTACAGGACAGAGGAAGTATGGGGGCCCTCCTCCAGATACTGTATATTCTGGTGTTCAGCCTGGTATTGGAACAGAG GTTTTTGTTGGTAAGATTCCCCGAGACTTGTATGAAGATGAATTGGTACCACTCTTTGAGAAAGCCGGTCCAATTTGGGATCTGCGCCTCATGATGGATCCTCTTTCTGGTCAAAACAGAGGTTATGCTTTTATTACCTTTTGTAGCAAAGATGCAGCTCAGGAAGCAGTCAAACTG tgTGACAACTATGAAATCCGTCCTGGGAAGCACCTTGGAGTATGCATCTCTGTGGCAAACAACAGATTATTTGTTGGGTCAATTCCAAAGAACAAGACTAAGGAAAACATATTGGAAGAGTTTAGTAAAGTCACAG AGGGTTTGGTGGATGTAATCTTGTATCACCAACCTGATGATAAAAAGAAGAATCGAGGATTCTGCTTCTTGGAATATGAAGATCACAAGTCAGCAGCACAAGCTCGACGTCGCCTGATGAGTGGGAAAGTAAAAGTCTGGGGAAATGTTGTGACAGTAGAGTGGGCTGATCCAGTAGAGGAACCTGATCCAGAAGTCATGGCAAAG gtgaaagttttgtttgtaaGAAACTTGGCCACTACTGTGACGGAAGAAATTCTTGAGAAATCGTTTTCTGAATTTGGGAAGctggaaagagtaaagaaattaaaggactatgcttttgttcattttgagGACAGAGGTGCAGCAGTGAAG GCTATGaatgaaatgaatggaaaagaaatagaagggGAAGAAATTGAAATAGTGTTAGCAAAGCCACCggataagaaaaggaaagaacgTCAGGCTGCCAGGCAGGCCTCCAGAAGTACTGC gTATGAAGACTATTATTACTACCCTCCACCTCGCATGCCACCTCCTATTAGAGGCAGAGGCCGTGGAGGGAGAGGTGGATATGGCTATCCCCCAGATTACTATGGCTATGAAGATTATTATGATGATTATTATGGTTATGACTATCATGACTACCGTGGTGGCTATGAAGATCCCTATTACGGCTATGATGATGGCTATGCTataagaggaagaggaggaggaggaaggggtggGAGAGGTGCCCCTCCACCACCTAGGGGGCGGGGAGCACCACCACCAAGAGGTAGAGCTGGCTATTCACAGAGGGGGGCACCCATGGGACCACCAAGAGGAGCcaggggtgggagagggggtcctgcacagcagcagagaggacGTGGTGCTCGTGGAGCCAGGGGCAACCGTGGGGGCAACGTAGGAGGCAAGAGAAAGGCAGATGGGTACAACCAGCCTGATTCCAAGCGCCGTCAGACCAACAACCAGCAGAACTGGGGCTCCCAACCCATCGCTCAACAGCCGCTCCAGCAAGGTGGTGACTATGCCGGTAACTATGGTTACAATAATGACAACCAGGAATTTTATCAGGATACTTATGGGCAGCAGTGGAAGTAG
- the HNRNPR gene encoding heterogeneous nuclear ribonucleoprotein R isoform X4, whose amino-acid sequence MKTYRQREKQGSKVQESTKGPDEAKIKALLERTGYTLDVTTGQRKYGGPPPDTVYSGVQPGIGTEVFVGKIPRDLYEDELVPLFEKAGPIWDLRLMMDPLSGQNRGYAFITFCSKDAAQEAVKLCDNYEIRPGKHLGVCISVANNRLFVGSIPKNKTKENILEEFSKVTEGLVDVILYHQPDDKKKNRGFCFLEYEDHKSAAQARRRLMSGKVKVWGNVVTVEWADPVEEPDPEVMAKVKVLFVRNLATTVTEEILEKSFSEFGKLERVKKLKDYAFVHFEDRGAAVKAMNEMNGKEIEGEEIEIVLAKPPDKKRKERQAARQASRSTAYEDYYYYPPPRMPPPIRGRGRGGRGGYGYPPDYYGYEDYYDDYYGYDYHDYRGGYEDPYYGYDDGYAIRGRGGGGRGGRGAPPPPRGRGAPPPRGRAGYSQRGAPMGPPRGARGGRGGPAQQQRGRGARGARGNRGGNVGGKRKADGYNQPDSKRRQTNNQQNWGSQPIAQQPLQQGGDYAGNYGYNNDNQEFYQDTYGQQWK is encoded by the exons ATGAAGACCTACAGGCAAAGAGAGAAACAAGGCAGCAAAGTACAGGAATCAACAAAGGGACCAGATGAAGCAAAGATCAAG gctttgctAGAGAGGACTGGTTACACTTTGGATGTAACTACAGGACAGAGGAAGTATGGGGGCCCTCCTCCAGATACTGTATATTCTGGTGTTCAGCCTGGTATTGGAACAGAG GTTTTTGTTGGTAAGATTCCCCGAGACTTGTATGAAGATGAATTGGTACCACTCTTTGAGAAAGCCGGTCCAATTTGGGATCTGCGCCTCATGATGGATCCTCTTTCTGGTCAAAACAGAGGTTATGCTTTTATTACCTTTTGTAGCAAAGATGCAGCTCAGGAAGCAGTCAAACTG tgTGACAACTATGAAATCCGTCCTGGGAAGCACCTTGGAGTATGCATCTCTGTGGCAAACAACAGATTATTTGTTGGGTCAATTCCAAAGAACAAGACTAAGGAAAACATATTGGAAGAGTTTAGTAAAGTCACAG AGGGTTTGGTGGATGTAATCTTGTATCACCAACCTGATGATAAAAAGAAGAATCGAGGATTCTGCTTCTTGGAATATGAAGATCACAAGTCAGCAGCACAAGCTCGACGTCGCCTGATGAGTGGGAAAGTAAAAGTCTGGGGAAATGTTGTGACAGTAGAGTGGGCTGATCCAGTAGAGGAACCTGATCCAGAAGTCATGGCAAAG gtgaaagttttgtttgtaaGAAACTTGGCCACTACTGTGACGGAAGAAATTCTTGAGAAATCGTTTTCTGAATTTGGGAAGctggaaagagtaaagaaattaaaggactatgcttttgttcattttgagGACAGAGGTGCAGCAGTGAAG GCTATGaatgaaatgaatggaaaagaaatagaagggGAAGAAATTGAAATAGTGTTAGCAAAGCCACCggataagaaaaggaaagaacgTCAGGCTGCCAGGCAGGCCTCCAGAAGTACTGC gTATGAAGACTATTATTACTACCCTCCACCTCGCATGCCACCTCCTATTAGAGGCAGAGGCCGTGGAGGGAGAGGTGGATATGGCTATCCCCCAGATTACTATGGCTATGAAGATTATTATGATGATTATTATGGTTATGACTATCATGACTACCGTGGTGGCTATGAAGATCCCTATTACGGCTATGATGATGGCTATGCTataagaggaagaggaggaggaggaaggggtggGAGAGGTGCCCCTCCACCACCTAGGGGGCGGGGAGCACCACCACCAAGAGGTAGAGCTGGCTATTCACAGAGGGGGGCACCCATGGGACCACCAAGAGGAGCcaggggtgggagagggggtcctgcacagcagcagagaggacGTGGTGCTCGTGGAGCCAGGGGCAACCGTGGGGGCAACGTAGGAGGCAAGAGAAAGGCAGATGGGTACAACCAGCCTGATTCCAAGCGCCGTCAGACCAACAACCAGCAGAACTGGGGCTCCCAACCCATCGCTCAACAGCCGCTCCAGCAAGGTGGTGACTATGCCGGTAACTATGGTTACAATAATGACAACCAGGAATTTTATCAGGATACTTATGGGCAGCAGTGGAAGTAG